The Syntrophorhabdus sp. genome contains a region encoding:
- a CDS encoding phage virion morphogenesis protein, which produces MQIDVEIKDKKVQRLFTRLQRNVKDLRPAFRAIGEIIRSSVIRNFEEGGRPDKWEPTRIRSIYQAYTGKKTKSGGNRKAYTIRGRLTKAFDRYSSGRKTLIDTARLQNSVTARAETDRVVVGTNLVYARIHQLGGMAGRNKKVKIPARPYLLVQDEDWPSIGQCLRGFLMKGAQE; this is translated from the coding sequence ATGCAGATAGACGTCGAGATAAAGGACAAAAAGGTGCAGCGGCTCTTCACGAGACTCCAGAGGAACGTGAAGGACCTCCGCCCCGCCTTCCGCGCGATCGGGGAGATCATCCGGTCCTCGGTGATCAGGAACTTCGAGGAAGGCGGCCGTCCGGATAAGTGGGAGCCCACGCGGATCCGCTCCATTTACCAGGCGTACACGGGGAAGAAGACAAAATCGGGCGGGAACCGAAAGGCGTACACCATCCGCGGCCGTCTCACCAAGGCCTTCGACCGTTATTCATCAGGGAGAAAGACCCTCATCGACACGGCACGACTCCAGAACTCGGTTACTGCCCGCGCCGAGACCGACCGTGTCGTTGTGGGCACCAACCTGGTCTACGCCCGCATCCATCAGCTCGGCGGCATGGCGGGCAGGAACAAGAAGGTGAAGATCCCCGCGAGACCCTATCTTCTGGTCCAGGACGAAGACTGGCCATCGATCGGGCAGTGCCTCAGGGGGTTTCTCATGAAAGGAGCACAGGAATGA